Proteins encoded in a region of the Acidobacteriota bacterium genome:
- a CDS encoding alpha/beta fold hydrolase, with translation MVRYDKRGVGQSGGRIESTSIEAYAEDLRGVVNWVRKRKDVDTDRVAVVGHSEGGSVALLVGSQMRGQVRALGLLAAPGQTGREITLMQQRRALDKLQEPESAKQEKIALQNKIMDAVISGTGWQSVPPELRRQSDTAWFRSWLLFDPAQVVRRTNQPILLLQGLARHAGAARSGRQT, from the coding sequence GTGGTGCGTTACGACAAACGCGGCGTGGGCCAGAGCGGCGGTCGTATTGAGAGCACCTCGATCGAAGCGTATGCCGAGGACCTGCGCGGAGTGGTCAACTGGGTTCGCAAGCGCAAGGACGTGGATACCGATCGGGTGGCGGTGGTCGGACACTCAGAAGGCGGAAGCGTGGCGCTGCTGGTGGGCAGTCAGATGCGCGGACAGGTTCGCGCGCTGGGGTTGCTTGCGGCGCCGGGACAAACCGGGCGCGAGATCACACTCATGCAGCAGCGCCGTGCGCTGGACAAACTGCAGGAACCTGAAAGTGCGAAACAAGAGAAGATCGCGCTGCAGAACAAGATCATGGACGCTGTCATTTCCGGCACGGGCTGGCAATCGGTGCCGCCGGAACTTCGACGACAGTCAGACACGGCGTGGTTCCGGAGTTGGCTGCTGTTTGATCCCGCCCAGGTGGTGCGACGGACCAATCAGCCGATCCTGCTGCTGCAGGGGCTCGCTCGACACGCAGGTGCCGCCCGATCAGGCAGACAAACTTGA
- a CDS encoding FHA domain-containing protein yields the protein MAGWILQSNDETPRLLRLTPGTARTIGRGAHADFVFEAPLVSRVHCRLTADASGQLVMEDLGSTNGTSVNGTPTARAVLRPDDVLGVGRVSFTVTEG from the coding sequence ATGGCTGGCTGGATTCTCCAAAGTAACGACGAAACGCCGCGACTGCTGCGGCTCACCCCTGGCACCGCGCGCACGATCGGCCGAGGCGCCCACGCAGACTTTGTGTTCGAGGCGCCACTCGTTTCCCGGGTGCACTGCCGCCTCACGGCCGACGCGTCCGGACAACTGGTGATGGAAGACCTCGGCAGCACCAACGGCACATCCGTCAACGGCACTCCGACGGCCCGCGCCGTCCTCCGCCCCGACGACGTCCTCGGTGTCGGCCGCGTGTCATTTACGGTGACAGAGGGCTGA
- a CDS encoding MBL fold metallo-hydrolase yields the protein MWTTSAPPFYKNGYVVACERTRQAIVIDPGDDVAEQLAVVKREAVSVTMILLTHAHLDHVTGVGAAKTALGVPVWLHSDDLFLYERAAEQGRMFGLHVNPQPKPDRFYVEGESLAFGDYVVDIRHTRGTAREVCAWRLARPARTAGSCLWATRCLRGRSAGRTCPAVIWTRCSRQSAASFSFIQTRRSCTRATAPTRRLGRNGATIRFCNRGTGVDLWKTPQAKTTSEVVYFFRGGK from the coding sequence GTGTGGACAACCTCGGCGCCCCCCTTCTACAAAAACGGCTACGTTGTGGCCTGCGAACGCACCCGCCAGGCCATCGTCATCGACCCTGGCGACGACGTGGCAGAGCAGCTGGCGGTGGTGAAGCGGGAGGCGGTGTCGGTCACGATGATTTTGCTCACGCATGCGCATCTTGACCACGTCACCGGCGTCGGTGCCGCGAAGACCGCGCTGGGCGTGCCGGTGTGGTTGCACAGCGACGACCTGTTCCTCTATGAGCGGGCGGCCGAGCAGGGACGGATGTTCGGGTTGCATGTGAACCCACAGCCCAAACCTGACCGCTTTTACGTGGAAGGCGAATCGCTGGCCTTTGGCGACTACGTGGTGGACATCAGACACACCCGCGGCACTGCCCGGGAGGTGTGTGCCTGGCGATTAGCAAGGCCGGCCAGGACGGCCGGGAGCTGTTTGTGGGCGACACGCTGTTTGCGGGGTCGATCGGCCGGACGGACCTGCCCGGCGGTGATTTGGACACGCTGCTCGCGTCAATCCGCAGCGAGCTTTTCATTTATCCAGACACGACGCTCGTGCACTCGGGCCACGGCCCCGACACGACGATTGGGGAGGAACGGCGCCACAATCCGTTTCTGCAATAGGGGGACGGGTGTCGATCTGTGGAAAACTCCGCAGGCAAAAACGACCTCTGAGGTCGTTTATTTTTTCAGAGGGGGAAAATAA
- a CDS encoding pyridoxal-phosphate dependent enzyme → MTDVPLSRSPRSHTSRCRGGGSAPGGHPHERAGRVCRTPMLKSAWLSERAKADVWLKIESVQPGASFKIRGALNALQVLHSERPDVTTVVTASAGNHGTAMAIAARHFGLRLRVHLSVSAPDAKRTALLAQGAELVEAANYDEAEAGARADAAGSGAPYISPYNHPDVIAGAGTVALEMLEDEPALTAIVVPLGGGGLLAGAALVARGHSSDVRVIGAEAERSPVFTAALATGEITTVTVEPTLADGLAGNLEPASQTFDLVRDLVDAVALVAESSIETAMRSLIYRERLVSEGAGATAVAALLQGGLDLGAGPVGVMLTGRNVDEAVLRRIL, encoded by the coding sequence ATGACCGATGTCCCATTATCCCGGAGTCCGCGTTCCCACACGAGCCGATGTCGAGGCGGCGGCTCGGCGCCTGGCGGGCATCCGCATGAGCGGGCGGGCCGCGTCTGCCGAACGCCGATGCTCAAGTCGGCGTGGCTGTCGGAGCGGGCGAAGGCGGACGTGTGGCTCAAGATCGAATCTGTTCAGCCGGGCGCGTCGTTCAAGATTCGTGGCGCGCTCAACGCACTGCAGGTGCTTCACTCCGAGCGACCGGATGTCACAACGGTCGTGACTGCGTCGGCGGGCAATCATGGCACGGCAATGGCCATTGCGGCGCGGCACTTTGGGTTGCGCCTCCGCGTGCATCTCTCCGTCAGTGCACCGGATGCCAAGCGCACGGCTCTGCTGGCACAAGGCGCCGAGTTAGTGGAGGCCGCTAATTATGACGAGGCCGAGGCGGGGGCTCGCGCGGACGCGGCCGGGAGCGGTGCACCCTACATTTCGCCCTACAACCACCCTGATGTGATCGCGGGTGCGGGCACCGTCGCACTTGAAATGCTTGAGGATGAACCAGCGCTTACGGCCATCGTTGTGCCGCTTGGCGGCGGAGGCCTGCTGGCGGGGGCTGCGCTCGTCGCACGCGGTCACAGCAGCGACGTTCGGGTGATCGGCGCCGAGGCCGAGAGGTCGCCCGTTTTCACTGCGGCGCTCGCGACCGGTGAGATCACGACGGTCACAGTGGAACCCACTCTGGCCGACGGCCTTGCAGGCAACCTTGAGCCGGCAAGCCAGACGTTTGATCTTGTGCGCGATCTGGTGGATGCCGTGGCGCTCGTTGCCGAGTCGTCGATCGAGACGGCGATGCGAAGCCTGATCTACCGCGAGCGGCTGGTGTCTGAAGGCGCGGGAGCCACGGCGGTTGCGGCGCTGCTGCAGGGCGGCCTCGACCTCGGCGCCGGTCCCGTCGGCGTCATGCTGACGGGCCGGAACGTGGATGAAGCCGTGCTCAGGCGGATTCTTTAG
- a CDS encoding MFS transporter, with amino-acid sequence MRALIALIRENRNFRLLWFGQIVSQLGDWFNVVALYALLFELTGSATAVAGMMVMQLLPVAIVGPVSGVIVDRFDRRRIMIAADIIRGAAVLGLILVRSSDTVWLAYVVTGVMVACSGFFEPARSATVPSIVPREQLVAANAISTGTWSAMLAIGASLGGGVTVVLGRDAAFVINALSFFTSAVFLWRMRVPARDAAQRAAMGLQGVLDGLSYMRRHSDVARIALIKGGWAIVGGALLLLTVFGDRIFRIGDSSDAGIGILFAARGIGAFAGSLIISLIAARKGNLVRLIAPAYFVAGACYTALAIVPTIWFAAAVVIAAHVFGSMLWVASNVLLQMRVPDQFRGRVFSAELIVMALVQSAVAYSTAVALDLWHVDPRLLAALVGLGLWVPAVIWALAPQPSHR; translated from the coding sequence ATGCGCGCGCTGATCGCTCTCATTCGAGAGAATCGCAATTTCCGCCTGCTGTGGTTCGGACAAATCGTCAGCCAACTCGGCGACTGGTTCAACGTTGTCGCCCTCTACGCACTGCTGTTTGAACTGACGGGATCGGCTACGGCCGTGGCCGGCATGATGGTGATGCAGCTGCTGCCGGTCGCGATTGTCGGGCCCGTGTCCGGGGTGATCGTGGACCGCTTCGATCGGCGCCGGATCATGATTGCCGCCGACATCATCAGAGGAGCGGCCGTGCTCGGCCTGATCCTGGTCCGGTCTTCCGACACTGTGTGGCTCGCGTATGTCGTGACGGGCGTGATGGTGGCGTGTTCGGGTTTCTTCGAGCCGGCGCGCTCGGCCACCGTGCCGTCGATCGTGCCGCGCGAGCAGCTCGTAGCCGCCAACGCCATCTCGACGGGTACGTGGTCGGCGATGCTGGCGATCGGCGCGTCGCTCGGCGGCGGCGTCACGGTGGTACTGGGCCGCGACGCGGCATTTGTCATCAATGCGCTGTCATTTTTCACATCGGCCGTGTTCCTGTGGCGCATGCGTGTGCCCGCGAGGGACGCGGCTCAGCGCGCAGCGATGGGCCTTCAAGGAGTTCTGGATGGCCTCTCCTACATGCGGCGGCATAGCGACGTGGCACGAATCGCGCTGATCAAGGGCGGATGGGCCATTGTCGGTGGCGCACTCCTGCTTCTCACGGTGTTCGGCGACCGGATCTTTCGCATCGGCGACTCGAGCGACGCGGGCATCGGCATTCTTTTCGCTGCGCGAGGCATTGGCGCGTTTGCCGGCTCGCTCATCATCAGTCTCATTGCGGCGAGGAAGGGCAATCTGGTCCGCCTGATTGCTCCCGCCTATTTCGTGGCGGGCGCCTGTTACACAGCGCTGGCGATTGTGCCGACGATCTGGTTCGCTGCGGCAGTAGTGATCGCCGCGCATGTGTTCGGGTCGATGTTATGGGTGGCGAGCAACGTCCTGCTGCAGATGCGGGTGCCCGATCAGTTTCGCGGCCGCGTCTTCTCGGCTGAACTCATCGTGATGGCCCTGGTGCAGTCGGCGGTGGCCTACTCGACGGCCGTGGCGCTCGACCTGTGGCACGTCGATCCCCGGTTGCTGGCCGCCCTCGTCGGCCTGGGCCTCTGGGTGCCCGCAGTCATCTGGGCGCTCGCCCCACAACCTTCCCATCGCTAG
- a CDS encoding SDR family oxidoreductase, whose translation MHTAIVTGGTKGIGYGIAEALLKAGGKVMITGRDAASVAAAVEKLGAGAGDSSRVIGRAVDVRDRAAVDAMVAEAVSRFGSLNTLINNAGVGLFTAVEQTTDDDWARVIETNLTGVFYCSRAAIPALRQARGGWIINIASLAGRNYFANASAYCASKAGLVAFSEALMLEVRNDNIRVSVVMPGSVATDFSGPSGKHEDESWKLTPADIAEVVMDLLRHPSRSLPSKVEIRPARTQ comes from the coding sequence ATGCACACTGCAATCGTGACCGGCGGAACCAAGGGCATCGGATACGGCATCGCAGAAGCGTTGCTCAAGGCGGGCGGCAAAGTGATGATCACTGGCCGGGATGCCGCAAGCGTGGCCGCCGCCGTGGAGAAGTTGGGAGCCGGCGCGGGTGACAGCAGTCGCGTGATCGGCCGGGCGGTGGATGTGCGTGATCGCGCGGCGGTTGACGCGATGGTTGCTGAAGCCGTCAGCAGGTTCGGGTCACTGAACACGCTCATCAATAACGCCGGCGTCGGCCTCTTCACCGCAGTGGAGCAGACGACCGACGATGACTGGGCGCGTGTTATTGAGACGAACCTGACGGGGGTGTTTTACTGTTCCAGAGCCGCGATCCCCGCGTTGAGGCAAGCCCGCGGCGGATGGATCATCAACATTGCGAGCCTCGCCGGCCGCAACTACTTCGCGAATGCGTCGGCGTACTGCGCCTCGAAAGCCGGCCTGGTGGCGTTCAGTGAGGCGCTGATGCTCGAGGTCAGGAACGACAACATTCGCGTGAGCGTGGTGATGCCTGGCTCGGTGGCCACCGACTTCTCAGGTCCGTCGGGGAAACACGAAGACGAGTCGTGGAAACTCACACCTGCCGATATTGCCGAGGTGGTGATGGACCTGCTGCGCCATCCCTCGCGCAGTCTGCCCAGCAAGGTCGAGATTCGCCCGGCCAGGACCCAATAG
- a CDS encoding SRPBCC family protein, with amino-acid sequence MAGVPTFVKSSLIDAPVSAVFAFHEREDALPLLSPAFPPVRVISRSGGIRTGARVVIKIGPMTWTAHHTAFEQDRLFVDELVTGPFTSWVHRHEFMEEGGRCRLTDRVTFALPGGGVVNALFGWTVKVGLRQMFNHRHVVTRLHCERQVFDAR; translated from the coding sequence ATGGCAGGTGTGCCGACCTTTGTGAAGAGCAGCCTGATCGACGCACCTGTGTCAGCGGTGTTCGCCTTTCATGAGCGGGAGGACGCGCTGCCCCTGCTTTCTCCCGCGTTTCCGCCGGTGCGGGTCATCAGTCGCAGCGGAGGAATCCGAACCGGTGCGCGTGTGGTCATCAAGATCGGCCCGATGACCTGGACGGCGCACCACACCGCGTTCGAACAGGACCGGCTCTTCGTGGATGAGCTGGTGACCGGCCCCTTCACCTCGTGGGTCCATCGCCACGAGTTCATGGAGGAGGGAGGACGGTGCCGGCTGACCGATCGCGTGACGTTCGCGCTGCCGGGAGGCGGCGTGGTGAACGCGCTCTTTGGCTGGACGGTCAAGGTCGGGTTGCGCCAGATGTTCAATCATCGCCACGTGGTGACGCGCCTGCACTGCGAACGCCAGGTGTTTGACGCCCGCTGA
- a CDS encoding protease complex subunit PrcB family protein, which produces MRCPSMMRAGAAAVLVALAACDSPSAPDTPEPLLLTGITQPGFSGYDTPRRLVIRTQADWEAAWATIWLRTIYVPALPVVDFTSDVVLIAAAGQKPALHFIAIEAAVATRDAATVTVRSYSPLAGCVTTPVITTPADVVKMPRRDRISFVEEAVVRPC; this is translated from the coding sequence ATGCGATGCCCCTCGATGATGCGGGCCGGCGCCGCTGCAGTCCTGGTGGCGCTGGCGGCGTGTGACTCCCCGTCCGCCCCCGACACGCCGGAGCCGCTCCTCCTGACGGGCATCACGCAACCCGGATTCAGCGGCTACGATACGCCGCGTCGCCTCGTCATCCGGACACAGGCGGACTGGGAGGCGGCGTGGGCCACGATCTGGCTGCGCACCATCTATGTGCCTGCACTCCCCGTGGTGGACTTCACCAGTGACGTCGTCCTCATCGCGGCGGCCGGTCAGAAGCCGGCTCTGCACTTCATCGCCATCGAGGCGGCTGTTGCCACACGCGATGCCGCCACGGTGACGGTGCGCTCGTACTCGCCGCTGGCCGGTTGCGTGACCACCCCGGTCATCACCACTCCCGCCGACGTGGTCAAGATGCCGCGGCGCGACCGCATCAGTTTCGTCGAAGAAGCCGTCGTACGGCCCTGCTAG
- a CDS encoding MOSC domain-containing protein, with product MTDYPEPQTLETLSRQLPHIQQSPKIEGTLALIVRRPQVDAREVLPEGELNLAEGLAGDTWNRRSSSRTPDGSPHPDMQLNLMNVRVIEAIAGRIKRWPLAGDQLFVDLDLSQANVPPGTRLSIGNATIEITPQPHRGCDKFAARFGVDALKFVNSPEGRLLGLRGVNAKVIRPGRVRTGDVVRKLNPL from the coding sequence ATCACCGACTACCCGGAACCACAGACCCTTGAAACCCTGTCGCGACAACTGCCGCACATTCAGCAGTCACCCAAGATCGAGGGCACGCTTGCGTTGATCGTCCGGCGGCCCCAGGTTGACGCGCGCGAAGTGCTTCCTGAAGGTGAGCTGAATCTGGCGGAGGGACTGGCCGGCGACACGTGGAACAGGCGGAGCAGTTCACGCACGCCCGACGGGTCGCCGCACCCGGACATGCAGCTCAACCTGATGAATGTCCGCGTGATCGAAGCGATCGCCGGAAGGATCAAGCGGTGGCCACTCGCCGGCGATCAACTCTTCGTTGATCTCGATTTGAGCCAGGCTAACGTGCCGCCGGGCACCCGCCTGTCGATCGGCAATGCGACCATAGAGATCACCCCGCAGCCCCACAGGGGGTGCGATAAGTTCGCCGCGCGCTTCGGCGTTGACGCGCTGAAGTTCGTCAACTCGCCTGAGGGCCGGCTCCTGGGCCTGCGCGGCGTGAACGCGAAGGTGATTCGGCCTGGACGAGTTCGAACCGGCGACGTTGTTCGTAAATTGAATCCGCTCTAG
- a CDS encoding GNAT family N-acetyltransferase, with the protein MITYRVGNNIPVGVVKALYEASTLGARRPIDDPGTLEAMMQNANLVVTAWDGDALVGISRTLTDFVYVGYLSDLAVHERWQRQGIGIGLIERTRAAMGPKSKLILLAAPAAVDYYPRIGFTHHPQAWILAATDPFPTSASS; encoded by the coding sequence ATGATCACATATCGCGTTGGCAACAACATTCCCGTAGGCGTCGTGAAAGCGTTGTATGAAGCATCCACGCTTGGTGCACGGCGGCCGATTGATGATCCCGGTACCCTTGAAGCGATGATGCAGAACGCCAACCTTGTGGTGACGGCGTGGGACGGCGATGCACTCGTCGGCATCTCCCGCACGTTGACCGACTTCGTCTACGTCGGCTATCTGTCGGACCTCGCGGTGCACGAACGGTGGCAGCGCCAGGGCATCGGCATCGGCCTCATCGAAAGGACGCGCGCCGCCATGGGGCCGAAGTCGAAGTTGATCCTGCTCGCGGCTCCAGCCGCCGTTGACTACTACCCGCGCATCGGCTTCACGCACCATCCGCAGGCGTGGATCCTCGCGGCAACAGACCCCTTTCCCACGAGCGCCTCGTCGTGA
- a CDS encoding sulfite exporter TauE/SafE family protein encodes MEHSTTWLAIAFFVAAVLYSSVGHAGASGYLAAMAFVGMATPMMRPTALVLNLLVASIATIRFSRAGFFSWQLFWPFALGSIPLAYIGGAITLPGHWYRTLVGLVLWTAALRLWLDIRLVATHAPPKVVAVLSGSAIGLLAGLTGTGGGIFLSPLLLFMGWAQIRETGGVSAAFILVNSVAGLAGNPASLGNLPPQLPLWGCAAFVGGLIGAELGSRRIGTPAFRRLLGLVLLIAGAKLVFS; translated from the coding sequence CTGGAACACTCAACCACATGGCTCGCCATAGCGTTCTTTGTGGCGGCGGTGCTCTATTCGTCAGTCGGCCATGCCGGCGCGTCCGGCTATCTGGCGGCGATGGCGTTCGTCGGGATGGCGACGCCGATGATGCGGCCCACAGCCCTGGTGCTTAATCTGCTTGTTGCGTCTATCGCGACGATTCGGTTCTCCCGCGCGGGATTCTTCTCGTGGCAATTGTTCTGGCCGTTCGCCCTCGGCTCGATCCCGCTGGCCTACATTGGTGGCGCCATCACATTGCCGGGCCACTGGTACCGCACTCTGGTGGGACTCGTGCTTTGGACCGCCGCGCTGCGCTTGTGGCTGGATATCCGCCTGGTCGCAACCCATGCGCCACCGAAGGTGGTGGCGGTATTGTCCGGATCGGCTATCGGCCTGCTCGCCGGGCTGACGGGCACCGGCGGAGGAATTTTCCTGAGTCCACTCCTGCTGTTCATGGGCTGGGCGCAAATCCGTGAGACGGGCGGCGTCTCGGCGGCTTTCATTCTGGTGAACTCCGTTGCGGGACTCGCGGGCAATCCGGCGAGTCTGGGCAACCTGCCTCCACAGTTGCCGCTTTGGGGCTGTGCAGCGTTTGTCGGCGGGCTGATTGGGGCGGAACTCGGCAGCCGCCGGATCGGCACGCCCGCGTTCCGGCGGTTGCTCGGGCTTGTACTGCTCATCGCAGGTGCGAAACTGGTGTTTTCATGA
- the lipB gene encoding lipoyl(octanoyl) transferase LipB — protein sequence MTDISVRRLGRVDYQAGLDLQAVLVEDRRAGRIGDTLLLLEHPPVITLGVKTRLGPKHIVASDEELRRQGVTVHETGRGGDVTYHGPGQLVGYPIFDLKPDRCDVHKYVRDLEEVLILALREFSIEGVRVKGLSGVWVGPEGQERKIAAIGVRISRWITSHGFALNVATDLRHFQLIVPCGIADRGVTSVETELGRLVPMPEIEDAITRAFDVAFTRASTRS from the coding sequence ATGACTGACATCTCCGTCCGCCGCCTCGGCCGTGTCGACTACCAGGCCGGCCTCGATCTGCAGGCGGTGTTGGTTGAAGACCGGCGCGCGGGGCGCATCGGCGACACGTTGCTGCTGCTCGAACATCCGCCCGTGATTACCCTCGGCGTGAAGACGCGCCTTGGTCCCAAGCACATCGTTGCGTCAGATGAGGAACTCAGGCGTCAGGGCGTGACGGTTCACGAGACAGGCCGCGGCGGAGACGTGACGTATCACGGCCCCGGGCAGCTCGTCGGGTATCCCATCTTCGACCTGAAACCCGATCGGTGCGACGTGCACAAGTACGTGCGCGATCTGGAAGAAGTGTTGATCCTCGCGCTTCGAGAGTTCAGCATCGAGGGTGTACGCGTGAAAGGCCTGTCCGGAGTGTGGGTGGGGCCTGAGGGACAGGAGCGGAAGATCGCCGCCATCGGCGTTCGAATCAGCCGCTGGATTACGAGTCACGGTTTTGCGCTCAACGTGGCCACCGACCTGCGCCACTTTCAGCTCATCGTTCCCTGCGGCATCGCGGATCGTGGCGTGACGTCGGTGGAAACGGAACTGGGCCGTCTCGTGCCAATGCCCGAGATCGAGGACGCGATAACGCGGGCGTTCGACGTCGCCTTTACCCGCGCGTCAACGCGTTCATGA
- a CDS encoding 2-oxo acid dehydrogenase subunit E2, which translates to MATEVVMPQMGESIAEGTIVRWIKKVGDAIDRDEPLFEISTDKVDAEIPSPGAGVLLEIMVKEGETVPVNSVVARIGAAGEKAAAAPAPVAAAVAPNGASAPAAVAAAAPVAAAPAAVVAPVEYANELEARLRTKSSPVVRNIAKEHGIDIRQLNGSGISGRVTKKDILDFVESGAATMAAPAVVDVAPVTAKAAPTSMPAAQAQAPAAKSPFAPGENVRIEPMGIMRKKIGEHMVSSLRTSPHVYSAYEVDFGRIDEIRLKKKAEYEAAGAKLTYTAFIAKATVDTIRQFPFSNASIDGENIIYKRDINLGIAVALDQGLIVPVIKNADERNMLGICRAIQDLSGRARTKQLKADEVQGGTFTITNPGIFGAVFGLPIISQPQVAILGVGSVDKRVVVIDDMIAIRPMCYLTLGYDHRLIDGADAGRFLQALKERLQNFDEGWV; encoded by the coding sequence ATGGCAACTGAAGTAGTAATGCCCCAGATGGGCGAATCGATTGCGGAAGGCACCATCGTCCGCTGGATCAAGAAGGTCGGCGACGCGATCGATCGCGATGAGCCGCTGTTTGAGATCTCCACCGACAAGGTGGATGCCGAGATTCCGTCGCCCGGCGCCGGCGTGCTGCTCGAGATCATGGTCAAGGAAGGCGAGACCGTGCCGGTCAACAGCGTCGTGGCGCGGATTGGCGCGGCAGGCGAGAAGGCCGCAGCGGCGCCTGCGCCGGTAGCCGCAGCCGTCGCCCCGAACGGCGCCAGCGCGCCAGCCGCAGTTGCGGCCGCAGCACCTGTGGCCGCGGCGCCCGCGGCGGTGGTTGCGCCCGTCGAGTACGCGAACGAACTCGAAGCCCGTCTGCGTACGAAGTCGTCGCCCGTTGTGCGGAACATCGCGAAAGAACACGGCATCGACATCCGGCAGCTCAATGGTTCCGGCATTTCGGGCCGTGTGACGAAGAAGGACATCCTCGACTTCGTCGAGAGTGGAGCGGCCACGATGGCCGCACCCGCAGTTGTGGACGTTGCGCCAGTGACGGCAAAGGCAGCGCCGACGTCGATGCCGGCCGCTCAGGCACAGGCTCCGGCAGCGAAGTCTCCGTTCGCCCCTGGGGAGAACGTGCGCATCGAACCGATGGGCATCATGCGCAAGAAGATCGGCGAGCACATGGTGTCGAGCCTTCGCACGTCGCCACACGTGTACTCGGCGTACGAGGTGGACTTCGGCCGCATCGACGAGATTCGCCTGAAGAAGAAGGCCGAATACGAAGCGGCCGGGGCGAAGTTGACCTACACGGCCTTCATCGCCAAGGCCACGGTAGACACCATCCGGCAGTTCCCGTTCTCCAATGCGTCGATCGATGGCGAGAACATCATCTACAAGCGCGACATCAACCTCGGTATTGCCGTGGCGCTCGATCAGGGACTGATCGTGCCGGTGATCAAGAACGCCGACGAACGGAACATGCTCGGCATTTGCCGCGCGATCCAGGACCTGTCAGGCCGCGCGCGCACCAAGCAACTGAAGGCAGACGAGGTGCAGGGCGGCACATTCACGATCACCAACCCGGGCATCTTCGGTGCGGTGTTCGGCTTGCCGATCATCAGCCAGCCCCAGGTGGCCATTCTCGGAGTGGGCAGTGTGGACAAGCGCGTCGTCGTAATCGACGACATGATCGCCATTCGCCCGATGTGTTACTTGACGCTGGGCTACGACCACCGCCTGATTGATGGCGCAGACGCCGGCCGTTTCCTGCAGGCGCTCAAAGAGCGGCTTCAGAACTTCGACGAGGGATGGGTCTAG